DNA from Patescibacteria group bacterium:
AGATGCCCAGTTATGCGGTCGCGATTCCATCCGAAGTGCGCCTCAGTATATGTCTGAAAGCGAGGAGGGTTTCATAAACGCGGGTTTATCCCCGCTGTCTCACCGGTCATCTTGCATTGGAGGATGTATAGCTGGCCGGATTTTTTTCAGGCAAACATTGACACTGGCCGGGTTTTCTGTTTTAATGCATTGAAAAGTTGATTATAATCGTCAGGAAGGAGGAAGAAGGGATGAGAGAGGTAATAAACGACCGGAAAGCGCTCGGCGAAGCGGGAAAGTCTGCCGAGCGTCTCAGGGAAAGGCGTTTTATTTACCGCAACGCATTCGCGCAATATGCCGCGTTTTGCTATGAATCGTCACTACCCGGTCCGCCGCCGAAGATGGATCCGGCAGCTGCCAAGACGCTCGAGCGCTGGCTTCGCATTTCGGAAGTCAAGATCGCGCTCGGCGGAGCGACGCTCGCCATGGACGAGATTTTGGCCCCCGGCTACCCACCGGAACGCGCCGGTTACGCCAAGCTCCTCGAAAAAGTGCTTAACGACTGGCTCAAGCCAGCGGATCCCGAAGGCTGCGCCATGAAGGATTTCTGGCAGAGCTATCTTGTCGCCGTCGCCACTGGTACAATCAGCGCGCCGGTTTCATACGAAAAACTTATCACTGATGTGATACGGCGTTTTACCGCCGATCAGCGCTCCGAAGTCCGTCCGGTATGGGATGAAGCCGCGTTTCAGCTGGTCGACCGGGTTCTGAACGAACTTTCCGAGCAGGAACGGAGCGTGATCCGCAAGCACTATGGCATGGATGGAAAGGCCATGACGCTCGATAGAATCGGCCGCGAATTTTCCATCTCTCGTGAACGCGTGTATCAGATTGAGGTTGCTGCGCTGCACAGGCTCCGCGATCCAAAGCACAGCCGCCGGCTCAGGCCTCTCGTTCAATCCGTTACGCAACTGCTTACCGACCGGCTCGCGTCAATCAAGCGGATGGTTTCATAGCCGCCTCTCGCTGGCAGCGAAACTCTGTTTCGTTGCCGTTTTTTTTATTCACCTCGCCGTTCATTATTGGTATACTGATAGCAACAACAAGGAGGTTCGCACAATGGATAAGAGAAGACTCAAGAGATTGACCTCTCTCGATGGAGTAAGTGTCGAATATCGCGAGAGCGAGCTCAATCATAGCTTGAGCAAGGAAGAACTCCTGAAAGAGCTGAACGAGCTGGTCGATGACTATAATTCAGGTCTTGAGAATCCTCAGGTTGCGGAGGCAACCGAGATTCCGAGAGGATGGGAGATTTTCTTCTAATGGCCGAGCAATAAGCGTAGACGCTCTTTCATAGGCAATCGCCAATCCTTGCCGATCAAAAAAAGATCGGCTTTTATTTTTATGGTATTTTTAAGGTTGAAAGCCTTGACTTTTTTATTCTTTCGGCGTATAACCAAATATCTTGTACTTTAAAATATTTTAAGGAGGTAAAGAACATGAACGCTAACGATATGACGCATGAGAACGAGCGTACTGGTCGGCTTCCCAAATATCCTGTTTCCGAAAGCGCTTTTGATTTGGCAAAGAGGCATGGCGGCATTGCCACAACGCCCGAAGAGGCGCTCCGCGAGCTCGGCGTGAGGAAAGTCTACTGCGAAACCAGGGCTTTTTACACGCTGGTCGCCGAGAAGGAATATGCCGAGCTTTGTTCAATCAGCCATAATCTAATGCGCGAGTATCCCGGTTACATCTTTGCCGATCATCTCGATCGGATGCGCCGGATGATCAATGGTCACGAGCTGCTCACTCGCGGCGAACTGGGGTTTGTGAAATCCCGCGCCGAGCAATTTATTGCCGCCAAGGTTCCGCCGATATTCAATCCGGATCTTTACGGATATTCCTATTACACGGTTTATCCTCTTGATTCCGTGGAAAAGGGCGTGACGATCATGCGGCTTTTTCCTTCGGTTGACTTTATTATCCAGTTCGCGATCGGTATGTTCGAACTGCGCCGAACGGCAATTGCCGCCCGCCTTAAGAGCAAGGGCGGGTTCTCCCCCTCGGCTTTGCTGATAC
Protein-coding regions in this window:
- a CDS encoding sigma factor-like helix-turn-helix DNA-binding protein, whose translation is MREVINDRKALGEAGKSAERLRERRFIYRNAFAQYAAFCYESSLPGPPPKMDPAAAKTLERWLRISEVKIALGGATLAMDEILAPGYPPERAGYAKLLEKVLNDWLKPADPEGCAMKDFWQSYLVAVATGTISAPVSYEKLITDVIRRFTADQRSEVRPVWDEAAFQLVDRVLNELSEQERSVIRKHYGMDGKAMTLDRIGREFSISRERVYQIEVAALHRLRDPKHSRRLRPLVQSVTQLLTDRLASIKRMVS